Proteins encoded together in one Eublepharis macularius isolate TG4126 chromosome 2, MPM_Emac_v1.0, whole genome shotgun sequence window:
- the LOC129323556 gene encoding protein lifeguard 3-like yields MSRSPSPPYEDENKKSGTEGNINGVEKEEGIHIVLWGDKNVRHSFIRKVYSIISLQLLVTVGIIAIFTFVQPVSDFVQKNYEIYYASWFVFLFSYLVLACWKSIQRWFPWNIILMTIFTLAMGFMTGSIASVYNTKAVIVAMILSALATITITIFSFQTKVDLTSCNGFSCIVAIVIMLTGLATAIVLFCTYIYWLYVLFADLIVIAFTLLLAYDTQVLLEHKSFAISPEDYVYGAIHVYINIIYIFGGTLQLTGRA; encoded by the exons ATGTCACGCAGCCCTTCTCCCCCCTATGAGGATGAGAACAAGAAATCTGGAACTGAAG GCAACATCAATGGTGTAGAGAAAGAAGAGGGTATTCACATTGTTCTTTGGGGTGACAAGAATGTCCGGCACAGTTTCATTCGTAAG GTCTACAGCATCATCTCTCTCCAACTTCTGGTGACTGTGGGCATCATTGCAATCTTTACTTTTGT ACAACCTGTTAGTGATTTTGTTCAAAAGAATTATGAAATCTACTATGCATCTTG GTTTGTATTCCTGTTCTCTTATCTTGTGCTGGCCTGTTGGAAGAGCATCCA GAGATGGTTTCCATGGAACATAATCCTTATGACGATCTTT aCTTTGGCCATGGGATTCATGACAGGCAGCATTGCTAG TGTATATAATACCAAGGCTGTAATAGTTGCCATGATTCTCTCAGCTCTTGCAACCATAACCATCACTATCTTCTCCTTCCAGACAAAG GTGGATTTAACATCCTGTAATGGCTTTTCCTGTATTGTAGCCATTGTCATCATGCTGACTGGTTTAGCCACAGCCATTGTCCTGTTCTGCACATAT ATATACTGGCTTTATGTACTTTTTGCAGACCTCATTGTAATTGCCTtcaccctg TTGCTAGCTTATGATACTCAAGTGCTGCTGGAACACAAGAGCTTTGCCATCAGCCCTGAGGATTATGTGTATGGAGCCATCCATGTCTACATCAATATAATCTACATCTTTGGCGGCACCCTACAGCTTACAGGAAGGGCTTAG